Proteins encoded in a region of the Paramagnetospirillum magneticum AMB-1 genome:
- a CDS encoding COG4315 family predicted lipoprotein — protein sequence MNIKSLTVLAAALLVSAAAYAAPVKTGQSALGPVLTNEKGMTLYTFDKDAPGTSTCVDACAQNWPPLMAASGAMAEGDYTVIKRADGSMQWAYKGKPLYTWMKDAKPGDTTGEGFKDIWHAAKP from the coding sequence ATGAACATCAAGAGCCTCACCGTCCTCGCCGCCGCGTTGCTCGTCAGCGCCGCCGCCTATGCCGCCCCGGTCAAGACCGGCCAGTCCGCGTTGGGTCCGGTACTGACTAATGAAAAGGGCATGACCCTTTACACCTTCGACAAGGATGCCCCCGGCACCTCGACCTGCGTCGACGCCTGCGCCCAGAACTGGCCGCCGCTGATGGCCGCTTCCGGAGCCATGGCCGAGGGCGACTACACGGTGATCAAGCGGGCCGACGGCTCCATGCAATGGGCCTACAAGGGCAAGCCGCTCTACACCTGGATGAAGGATGCCAAGCCGGGCGACACCACCGGCGAAGGCTTCAAGGATATTTGGCACGCGGCCAAGCCGTAG
- a CDS encoding response regulator, translating into MSTQEDSDFTTWMAGQEFMVVEDVSSARMLEASLLRGLGAKKVVPATDGADALAKLDSADHVPDIVISDWVMPDVDGLALLEAAKGKYPNLKFIMLTGKTDLDDVRLARTKGVDGYIAKPFTKESLVAALKKLMTG; encoded by the coding sequence ATGAGTACGCAGGAAGATTCCGACTTCACCACCTGGATGGCCGGACAGGAATTCATGGTGGTGGAGGACGTGAGCTCGGCCCGCATGCTCGAGGCCAGCCTGCTGCGCGGCCTTGGCGCCAAGAAGGTGGTCCCGGCCACCGACGGGGCCGACGCCTTGGCCAAGTTGGACAGCGCCGACCACGTGCCCGACATCGTCATCAGCGACTGGGTCATGCCGGACGTGGATGGCCTTGCCTTGCTGGAAGCGGCCAAGGGCAAATACCCCAATCTCAAGTTCATCATGCTGACCGGCAAGACCGACCTGGACGACGTCCGTCTGGCGCGCACCAAGGGGGTGGATGGCTACATCGCCAAGCCTTTCACCAAGGAAAGCCTGGTGGCGGCCCTGAAGAAGCTGATGACCGGCTGA